A genomic window from Solanum dulcamara chromosome 11, daSolDulc1.2, whole genome shotgun sequence includes:
- the LOC129873806 gene encoding uncharacterized protein LOC129873806 — MYGSRGAMLGSGGFSDGYEIGSKRPRMMESNPYFAVSSSASGYQQAFDYDSRSQPSAFPVVRLRGLPYDCTEIDIYKFFAGLDIVDVVVVNKDGRFTGEAFVVFAGHIQVDYALRRDRQNMGRRYVEVFSCKKQDYYQAIAAEMKEGGYESDYRASPPPRTKRAQNKDQLEYTEILKMRGLPYRCKKSDILKFFGKEFNLTDDKINITYRSDGKATGDAYVEFASVEEAKKAMCKDNVVIGSRYIELFPSYPDEARRAGSRPRR, encoded by the exons ATGTACGGATCAAGAGG GGCAATGTTGGGGAGCGGGGGGTTTTCAGACGGTTACGAGATCGGCTCAAAGAGACCAAGAATGATGGAATCAAATCCCTACTTCGCAGTGAGCAGCAGTGCAAGTGGCTATCAGCAGGCTTTTGACTATGATAGCAGATCTCAACCTTCTGCATTTCCTGTTGTTCGTTTAAGGGGTCTTCCATACGATTGCACTGAAATTGACATTTACAAGTTCTTTGCTGGCCTGGACATTGTGGATGTTGTTGTAGTCAACAAGGATGGTAGGTTCACTGGAGAAGCATTTGTTGTCTTTGCTGGTCACATTCAAGTGGATTATGCTCTTCGGAGGGATAGGCAGAACATGGGGAGGAGATATGTAGAGGTTTTCAGTTGCAAGAAGCAAGACTATTACCAAGCTATAGCTGCTGAGATGAAGGAAGGAGGTTATGAATCTGACTACCGTGCTTCCCCTCCACCTCGTACAAAAAGGGCTCAGAACAAAGATCAATTGGAGTACACAGAGATATTGAAGATGCGCGGTCTCCCATACCGTTGTAAGAAATCTGATATTCTCAAGTTTTTTGGTAAGGAATTTAACCTTACAGATGATAAGATAAACATTACCTACCGGTCCGATGGAAAAGCTACTGGTGATGCTTATGTAGAATTTGCATCGGTTGAGGAGGCGAAGAAAGCTATGTGCAAGGACAATGTGGTGATTGGATCAAGGTACATTGAGCTGTTTCCTTCATATCCAGATGAAGCAAGACGAGCTGGGTCAAGGCCACGACGATGA